The Bartonella krasnovii sequence GAGGATGATAAGGAAGCAGAGAATCCTTAACACCGTAGAGCTGTTTGAGCATGATGTTTTGGTGTGCTGCGAGCATGATGCGATGCCATATCATGGCGGGAACGCCTCCCCCAAAAGCACGATTCATGGGTGAAAAGTTATCATTTCCCATCCATACTGCGCCAGTATAATTGCCCGTAAAGCCCACAAACCAAGCATCGCGATAGGATTGTGATGTTCCAGTTTTCCCAGCAACAAGTGTCATGGGGAGAGCCGCACGCTTACCGGATCCTCGTGTTGTGACACCCACCATCATTTGGTTCATATAAGCCGCTGATTGTTTGCTGAGAACTCGGTGTAGTTTTTTTCCGTTATGCTCGAAATCCCACACTAAATGACCATCGAGTGTTCTGATTTGTGTGAATCCATGACGATTACCAGCTATCCCACCATTCGCAAAGACATTAAATCCAGTGGCTTGATCCATGGGGGTCATGTTGGAAGTACCAAGGACCATCGTTTTGTGTGATAAAATATGTGCATTAATTCCCATATTCTTGATGAGATCTATGATGGGTTTTGTATCGCGGTTAAGATATTGGTATGTGAGATAAACAGGAACTGTATTAATAGAAAAGGCTAAAGCCGTTGCTAAATCAATTTTTCCCAGATAACGGCCAGAATTATTTTTGGGTGTCCAACCTCCCCAATTAATGGGTGCATCTAAAACAGTGGTTGAAGGTGAAAGACCGCGTTCTAATGCGGCTGCGTAAACATAAGGTTTAAATGAAGAGCCAGGTTGCCGGCCACCTTGAGTTGCTCTATTAAATTGACTCTTTTTATAATCTAGTCCTCCAACAATTGCACATACAGCACCGTTATTGTCGAGTATAACAGTGGCTGCTTGTGTTACGCGATATTGTTGACCATATTGATGTAAATGATAGGCAATTGATTCTTCTGCTACTTTTTGAAGTTCTGGATCAAGGGTTGTTTGAATAATTAAATGATGACTTGGAAGTTGATCACGCATTTTTTTAATTTCTTCGAATGCCCAATCAAGAAAATAGCCAGGCTGATTATTGTCTCTTTTGGAAAGTGCCCTAGCAGGGTGGCGATGTGCGTTGATAATCTGACTCTCTGTCATAAAACCGCTGTTAACAAGATTAGAAAGGACAACATTGGCACGTGTTTGAGCCGCAAAGAGATGACTATGAGGAGCATATTTTGTTGGGGCTTTAAAGAGCCCTGCTAACATAGCCGATTCACTTAAGGAGACATGACGTATGTTTTTTCCAAAATAAAATTTTGCTGCTGCTGCAATACCAAAATTATTTCCTCCCATATAGACACGATCAAGATAAAGTTGCAAAATCTGTTTTTTGCTAAAATTTGCCTCTAACCAAAGAGCAAGATAAGCTTCTTTGATTTTACGTGTTATGGTCCGCTCATTTGTTAAGAATAAATTTTTAGCCAATTGTTGTGTAAGAGTTGAACCACCTTGCACGACACCTTTAGCTTGCATGTTTTGTGAAATTGCTCGTGTAAGTCCTTGAAAATCAATGCCCCAATGATCGAAAAAACGACGGTCTTCTGTAGCGAGAACTGCTTTAATAACGGTGTCAGGCATTTCTTCAACAGGGACAGAGGTCGCCAGTAGTGCACCTCGGTGACCAATGGGATTTCCATAGCGATCGAGAAAAAGAATGGAAAAATTTTGTGAAGAGGACCAATCTTTTTGGGTCAATTTAAAAACAGAAATGCCCAAAATGGTGAAAAGAGTAAAGCCTATCAATCCTAATGTTAATATTTCATCGATAACTTCAACGACAAAGCGTTTCCATCCTTGAAGATGAAAATTTTGAGAGATGATTTTTGCTTTTTTCCAAAAAAAACTGTTAGCAGAACGAATGTGATAAAGCGCTGTATCTAGTCGTGCATCTAATTCGATGAGAGCAGGGCTGTGAAATGGCTTATGCTGTTGTCCTTTCTTTTTTTTTAAAAAATTAAACATTTAAAAAGAGCCTATAGCAAAGCAATACAACAAAATAAATCTATAAAGTTTATATGGAGTAGAAGTATTTTTTTTCTATAGTGATAAAAAGAAATAGTTTATTTGAGAATTGTTCATTTCTCGTAAGACTGTGTATTAAGATTTTATTATTTTATCCAATAAACTTTTTTGTTATTATTAAAAATATTTTATTTTGAATTTTTTAAAAGTTTGGATTATTATTAATACATTATTCTGTAAGAGAGAGGATGAATTATTTTTCATTTGTGATTTTTAAATTGCCCCCTTTAGATTACCCCTAAAAAAGACATTATTTTTTTGATCCTATCATAAGATAAGAGGATAGGTTATTGAAATATCTGTGATGAAAAAAGTTTTATTATTCGTGATAATAGTAGCTTTTTTAGGAGCCGATTCTGTTATGGCTGCTGGTTGTGCTGAGGTAGGTAAGAGGGTTGCAACTCAGGAGAAGGGGGTTCTTGTCCGTTCAAAACTAGTTGTTCAAGATGGAAGGGATATGTGTGCAATTGTGGTTGTTATCCCAGCTCGTAATGGTGAAAAATTGCGCCGTGTTGAGGCTTTCGTTCCTGCTGGTTAGTCCTTGGCAGATGGTGTTTGGATGCGTATCTTAATCGTTGAAGATGATCGGAATCTTCACCATCAGTTGGCAGAAGCTGTAAGACGTGCAGGCTATGTTTTTGATAGTGCTTTTGATGGTGAAGAGGCTTATTTTTTAGGCAACACAGAGCCTTATGACGCGGTGATCCTTGATATAGGTTTACCGCAGATTGATGGGCTTCGTGTTGTTGAAAAGTGGCGTCAAGAAGGGCGCACCATGCCTGTTTTAATGTTAACGGCACGAGATCGTTGGTCTGATAAGGTGCTTTGTATTGATGCTGGAGCTGACGATTATGTTGTGAAGCCATTTCATTTGGAGGAAGTGATGGCGCGCTTGCGAGCGTTAATTCGTCGTGCGACAGGACATGCAACAAGTGCCTTATGTTGTGGGAATGTTGTGTTAGATACGAAGACATCTCGTGTTTTTGTGGATGGTCAATTGATTAAACTAACATCTTATGAGTTCAGACTTCTTTCGTATCTGATGCATCATTGTGATAGGGTCATTTCAAGAACGGAACTTACTGAACATCTTTATGATCAGGATTTTGATAAGGATTCAAATACAGTGGAAGTTTTTGTAGGGCGGTTACGCAGGAAGCTTGGCGTGGATTTGATTGAGACTATCCGAGGAGTAGGGTATCGCGTGAGAACGCTAGGTGATGAATGAATGTTTTCAAAGAGGATAATTGGTTTCAGAGGTTTTTTTTTGTCATTACGCGATCGCTCAGTTTACGTGTTATGATTTTATCAACGCTATGGATTGTTATTTCTCTTTTATCGATTTCTGCAGTAAGTATTTTATTTTATAAGCGTTCAACTGAAGAGAGCCTAGAGCGTATCCTTTCTGCTCAACTCTACGGTTTGATTGCAACAGTAACGGTATCACCAGACGGCACTTTGAGAGGAGGGGCTGGAATTGATGATATTCGTTATGTTGATCCAACAACGGGATGGTATTGGGAAGTTGTTGCGATATCCCATAATTTAAAAGGAAGATTGACCTCCCCCTCATTGGGAATAGGAGAGATATTTACACCCAGCGATGTTGATATACCTTTTGACAATAAATTCTTTCGCTCTTATCGGATAAAGGGGAATAATAGTCAAAAGCTACAAGTGATTGAGAGTGATGTTGTTCTTGATAATAAAAATCATATTGCACGTTTTCGACTTGTTGGGAATATTGATGAAGCGCATGCTCAAGTTAAGGAGTTTAAGCGAACTTTGCAAATTTTTCTTTGGAGTTTTGGTCTCGGGAGTGTTCTGATTAATATTGCTCTTATTTTCTTTAGTTTTCAGCCGTTGAAACTTATTCGACGGTCTTTGAATGATATTCGTGAAGGAAGAGTTCACTATGTGAACACCGATTTAGTCAGCGAGGTGATGCCGCTTGCACAAGAAATGAATGCTCTCATTAAGAATAATCAGCGTATTATTGAGCGATTTCGCACACAGGTTGGTAATCTTGCACATTCATTGAAGACACCTCTATCCGTGATTATGAATGAGACAGATAAGATGCGTGGAGAAAAGGCTCATTTGTTGAAAGAGCAAACGCAAATTATGCAAGCTCAAATCAATCGTTATCTTCAACGGGCGCGGTTTGCAGCACAATGTGATAGTATTGTCTATCATACATCTGTTCGCAATGTGATGGATCGTTTAGTACGGGTTATGAAAAAGCTTAATCCTGAAAAACAAATTGAATTTATTATGGAAGTTGATGATATTGTTTTTTCTGGAGAGAAGGAAGATTTAGAAGAAATTATAGGGAGTTTGATTGAAAATGCTACTCGGTGGTCTCGCACAAAGGTATTGATCTCTTGTTTTTTAGAAGAAAACCTTGAAGAAGAAAAATATTTTAGTATCTTTGTTGAATATGATGACCCTGGTTTAACAGAAGATAAAATTGATAAAGCGTTAAAAAGAGGGTGGTGGTTTGACGAAAGTAAACCGGGGGCAGGTTTAGGGTTAGCAATAGTTTCAGATATGGTCAATGAATATGGTGGCACTCTCTTTTTATCGCGTTCTGTCTTGGGGGGATTGTGTACAAAAGTTTTATTACCCAAAATGGGAGAATAATATATTTTTGCTTAAGCAGGAAATATCTATAGAATTTATGAAGACATATTTAGACAATACAAAAAGGTAGGGAGACATTTTAGAAGATCCATATTTATAATCAAACTATGAAAATAAAGCCTTGTTTTTATTTTCTTGATAGAGGTGATCTATTGAGAGAAATGAACAATAGATTTTATTATTTTACATCACTCTTTTCATGAAGAGGCTAAAAGATAAGCGCGTTATCTTCTGTTTGTATTGGAAAAAATAATATGCTCCTCCTCATTTTTGCAGCATTCTTTCTCACTTTTCTGGCAATTATTCTTTTTCTTTCACTCCGTTTTGACGATGAGGTAAAGAAAAAGTGGCAAGTTCAAACCGTGGATGGTTATAGAAGTTATATCCATACGATTGAGTCTCGTAAACTTTATAGGCATTATAAAAAAAGAAATATTCTTAAAACGCTAAGTGTTTTGTTTGTTCTTCTTATGACTTGGAGTATCTATGGTCTAACAGGCAATCCAGAAGTAAAAAGTTATTTTTTTAGCGAATTAATGGATAAGAATCCTAAACTTCTCAGTAAGCAAGAAAAGCTTGTTCGTCTGCAAGCGCTTTTTTTCCGCTCTCCTTATGATGGCAAATTAGCAGATGCCTTAGCGGTAGGGTATCTCGAAGAAAGCCACTTTCAAGAAGCTGTGAATACTTATTTAGATGCCCTTCGTTTGAATGGAGAAACAGCACCAAGGCTTGTAGGATATGGTTTAGCATTGGTTGGTTATGAAGGGGGAATGATAACGCAAGAGGCACAAAGAGCTTTTCAAAAAGCAGCAGATTTAGCGCCAACAGATTTTTATCCGCGCCTCTTGTTGGCCGATGCATTTCATCAAGCCGGAAAAACGGCGCAGGCAGTGCAGTTTTTACAAAGCTTTCTTGATACAATGCCTAAAAATTTTGCAGGACGTTCACGGGTTGAAAAAATGATGATTCGGTTACTTGGCTCATTAAATGAACCGACAGAGAAAAGAGATCGTCACCAATTAGAAAAATTAAGAGAAGTGATCATTCTGGAAGAGGAAGGGATAGGTGAAGGAGGTTGAAGAGCAAAAATGAAGAATGTCAAGAGCACAGTACAAGTTGTTATGGAGTAAATAAAAATTGGTGTAAAAACTAAAAAAGGAAGAAAGGTATTGATAAGCGTGTTGGCAAAGGTGGGGTATTAGATAAAAAGTTGCACCTATAGAGAAGATGTGCAAAGCTCTTTAAAAAATAAAATATGGATGCTTATAGAACGTATTTAAAACTTTTTCGTAGAGTGTCTATGAACAATCAATCTTTAAAGAACTCTGCTTCGTTGAAGCTTATTTTAAAGCAGCGAAAAAAAAGGCGCTTACTGATCATCTTATTGTGTTGTTTGGTTATGGCAATTGCAGCAAGTCTTATCGTATATGCAATGCGTCATGCGGTCAGTTTTTTTAGAATGCCCTCTGAAATTACAAGAGAAGATATTTTAACAGGGCGCTCTTTGCGTTTGGGCGGTTTTGTTGAAAAGGGGAGCGTTCAATATGTTGGAGAGAGTAGCGTTATTTTTTTTATAACGGATAACACAAAACATAAAAAAGTGGTTTTCAAGGGTGTCTTACCGGATCTTTTTCGTGAAGATCAGGGGGTGATTGTAGAAGGGTATTTCGATAAACAGGGTTTTTTTATAGGGACGCGTATTTTAGCAAAACATGATGAAACTTATAGGCCTAAAGAAACTGCTGATCGCTTGAAAAAACATTACAGTGTGGAGAAATAATTCGATTGTGCTTGTCGAACTGGGTCATATTTTTTTAGCCGCAGCATTTGCCGTAAGCTTATTAGCAGCTTTCTTACCTGCTTTAGGTTTTTGGAGGAAAGATCGTTTGTTAATGCAAACAGCTGTCCCTCTAACATATATCACTTTCACATTATTACTCTTCTCTTTTCTAGTGGTGATTTATGCTCATGTTGTCTCTGATTTTTCTGTTTTGAATGTTGTTGAGAATTCTCATTCAGAAAAACCGATGCTCTATAAAATCACAGGTGTTTGGGGCAACCACGAAGGCTCTATGTTATTATGGGTCTTAAGTCTTACTTTTTTTAGTGCATTGATGGCCTTCTTTAGTCAATATTTACCAACAGATTTTAAGACACTTATTTTAATTTGCCAAAGTTGGATTACAAGCGCTTTTCTTTTATTTATTCTTTTTGTATCCAACCCATTTTTACGTATGAATCCACCAGCATTACAGGGAAATGACCTCAATCCTCTTTTACAAGATATCGCATTAGCGATTCATCCTCCCCTTCTTTATTTAGGTTATGTTGGTTTTTCACTTTGTTTTTCTTTTGCCATTGCGGCATTGATTATGGGGCATATTGATAGGATTTGGGCGCGTTGGGTTCGTCCTTGGCTTCTACTTTCTTGGTGTTTTTTGACATTGGGGATTATGGTTGGCTCCTATTGGGCTTATTATGAGCTAGGATGGGGAGGATATTGGTTTTGGGATCCAGTTGAAAATGTTTCGTTTATGCCTTGGCTTTCAGGAACGGCTCTTTTACATTCTACTCTTGTTCTCGAAAAACGAGGAATATTGACAAGTTGGACTTTGTTTTTAGCGCTGCTGACTTTTTCTCTTTCTCTTATGGGAACGTTTCTTGTTCGCTCTGGTCTTTTAATATCTGTTCATAGTTTTGCTGTTGATCCAGCGCGAGGGCGAGCAATTCTTGCACTTTTATTTTTCTTTACAGGGGCAGCTTTTCTTCTTTTTGCCTTACGCAGCCCTCTTTTAAAAACAGAAAATTTTTTTCAACCAATTTCGCGTGAAGGGTTTATTGTTTTAAATAACTTGTTACTGACAACAATAACCGCAACAGTACTGATTGGTACGCTCTATCCTTATTTTATTGAGATGCTAACAGAGCAAAAAATTTCTGTAGGAGCTGCTTTTTTCAACCTTACCTGTGGGCCGCTCATGCTTTTGCTATTGTTTCTTATTCCGTTTGGTTCAATGATGGCATGGAAACGCGGTGATTTTCCCGCAGTTTTTGAACGGTTGTGGTTTGTTCTTATTTCGGTTGGTATCATCTGTATAATATTTTACGCGACATCTGTGCGTGATATTCTCGCAGTTTTAGGCATTGGACTATCGGCGTTTGTTTTTTTAGGCAGTTTAGCGGATCTGTGGGGGAAAAGTGGATATGGCAAGAAAGCTTTTTCAGTACGCGTTAAGAGATTTCTTGGATTACCATGGTCGGTTTTTGGTGCAGCAATAGCACACATGGGACTAAGTGTTACATTATTTGGTATTATTTGTGTGGCAAATTTTGGTCAAGAACGTATTTTAACCATGAACATAGGAGAGTGGGTGACGATAGCAGATAAAACGCTTCATTTTGATACTGTAGATAGTCGTTTTGGTTCGAATTATTCGGCAATGGAGTTTTATTTTAAAATATATAAAAATAAAAAAATCGTGGGTCATATAACAGCTTCAAAGCGATTTTATTCAAGCCAAAATACATCAACAACGGAAGTTGGTCTTCAAAATTATGGCTTATCGCAGCTCTATATTGTGCCGGGACATTTCGATAATCGGGGTCTTGTTGTGCACATATGGTGGAAGCCTTATATAATATGTATTTGGTTAGGGGCATTCATGATGGCTATGGGAGGATGTTTTTCTCTTCTGGGATATTGGTTTCGCACTGGAGCCTACAAGAGGGTACTTCTTTCTTTAAATTTTGGGAGAAGACATTGAGATGAAAAAAAATCTTTGGCTTTTATGTTTTTTAATCGTAATGTTTCCTTGCCGATTAGCGATAGCTGTAGAGCCGGATGAGATTTTAAAGGATACAGTTCTTGAAAGGCGCGCGCGCGATATTTCATCGCATTTACGTTGTCCTGTTTGTCAAAATCAATCAATTGATGATTCAGATACTTTTCTAGCACGTGATTTAAGGGTTTTAATTCGGAAAAAACTAAAAATGGGCTATAGCAATCAACAAGTGATTGACTTTCTTGTTGAGCGATATGGTGAATTCATTCTCTTAAAACCGCCATTGAATAAAACAACTTGGTTTTTATGGTTTTCGCCTTTGATGATTATCATCATTGGTGCAAGTGTCATATTTTTCCAGTTAAAACGGTATAAGCGTTAGAAAATAATGATTGTAAATGCAGCGGGGGAAAGCAGTCAAAAACACTATTGTAGTCAAAAAGATACTACATAGAGAGGAGAATTTAGCTCATCTGCAATGAGCAATCAACCTTATTGTAAATGATATTGGTGAATACTAAAATCTTACAAAACTTTAACAATTTAGACAGAAAACGGTAAGGTCTGGTATTTTATAGATAATCAGATTGGGATAGAAAGTATGATTGAATAGGAGCATAGAGTAAATGTTAAAAAAAACTTTCTTTAAAACATTTGTCGCAGTAAGTTTTTCTGCAGTATTGGAGAGTGCACTGTTTTTTAGTGGATGTACATCAAGCTTATGGACGACAAAGGCTCATGCAAGTTCTGTATTTACTTCATTAGTGCAACAACAGGGGTTTGCAGATATCGTTGCTCAAGTAAAACCAGCGGTTGTTGCAGTGCAAGTAAAGAGTAATAAAAAGAAAGAAGATTGGTTCTTTAGCAACTTTTTTAGTGGTCCAGGGATTGATCAATTACCAGATCAGCATCCTTTAAAAAGGCTTTTTAAAGAGTTTTATGATTTTGATAAACCTAAAAATAAATTTCCCCATCATTCACAAAGACTCCGTCCTATCGCTTTTGGATCAGGTTTTTTTATTTCGTCTGATGGTTATATTGTGACCAATGATCATGTGATTTCTGAAGGTACAAGTTATACTGTTGTTCTTGATGATGGTACAGAATTGAATGCAAAGCTCATCGGGAAGGATCCAAAAACTGACCTTGCAGTCCTAAAAGTAAATGACAAAAGAAAATTTTCCTATGTTGATTTTGGTGATGATTCAAAGCTTCGCGTTGGTGAGTGGGTTGTTGCTATTGGTAACCCATTTGGCCTTGGAGGAACTGTGACAGCAGGTATTGTTTCGGCCCGTGGACGAGATATTGGCACCAGTAGTTATGATGATTTTATTCAAATTGATGCGGCTGTTAATAGAGGAAATTCTGGAGGTCCAACTTTTGATTTGAATGGCAAGGTTGTTGGCGTTAATACGGCGATTTTTTCTCCTTCAGGAGGCAATGTTGGGATCGCTTTTGCTATTCCGGCAGGGACAGCGAAACAGGTCGTGCAACAACTTATCGAAAAAGGTTCAGTACAACGTGGTTGGCTTGGAGTTATGATTCAGCCAGTAACGAAGGAAATTTCTGATTCGATAGGTTTGAAAGAAGCGAAAGGTGCTTTGGTTACTGATCCATTAAAAGGACCAGCAGCAAAGGCTGGTATCAAGGCAGGCGATGTCATTATTTCAGTGAATAATGAAAAAATTAATGATTCTCGTGACTTGGCAAAGCGTATTGCAAATATGAGTCCGGAAGAAACCGTAGCTTTAGAGATTTTTAGGTCTGGTAAGGAGGAAAAGATCAAAGTTAAACTTGCTGCAATGCCTGAAGATGAAGGTAAGAAAGAAGGTTCAAAATATTTAAATGAACGTGGTGATTCAGATGAGACATTGGAAGATTATGGGTTAATTGTTGCTCCTTCTGAGGATGGTTTAGGATTGGTTGTAACGGATGTGGATTCGGATTCAGATGCTGCTGATAAGGGAATCCGTCCAGGTGATATTATTGTGACAGTGAATAATAAATCTGTTAAAAAGACCTCTGATATTACCGATACAATCAAGAATGCCCAAAAGTTAGGGCGAAAAGCTATTCTCCTACAAGTGCGAACAAATGATCAAAACCGTTTTGTTGCTCTTCCAATTTTCAAAAAATAGCACTTTATTATGAGTGGGACAGAGATTTTGTAGATTTCTGTCCTACAATGCAATTTTATAAAAATAACGGAGATGTGTTTTATGAAAATACTCGTTATCGAAGATGATCGTGAAACAGGACATTATCTCGAAAAAGCTTTTTTGGAGGTAGGACATTCCGTTGATGTTGCCTATGATGGTGATACGGGATATGCTTTAGCTGAAACAGAAAATTATGATGTTATGGTTGTTGATCGGATGCTTTTGCATCGTGATGGACTTTCTATTATTTCACAATTGCGTGCTAAAGGCAATGAAACACCAGTTCTCATCCTTTCGGCTTTAGGGCAAGTCAATGATCGTGTGACGGGATTGCGCGCAGGGGCGGATGATTATTTGACAAAGCCCTATGCTTTTTCTGAACTTCTTGCGCGTGTTGAAGTATTACAACGGCGTAA is a genomic window containing:
- a CDS encoding heme lyase CcmF/NrfE family subunit gives rise to the protein MLVELGHIFLAAAFAVSLLAAFLPALGFWRKDRLLMQTAVPLTYITFTLLLFSFLVVIYAHVVSDFSVLNVVENSHSEKPMLYKITGVWGNHEGSMLLWVLSLTFFSALMAFFSQYLPTDFKTLILICQSWITSAFLLFILFVSNPFLRMNPPALQGNDLNPLLQDIALAIHPPLLYLGYVGFSLCFSFAIAALIMGHIDRIWARWVRPWLLLSWCFLTLGIMVGSYWAYYELGWGGYWFWDPVENVSFMPWLSGTALLHSTLVLEKRGILTSWTLFLALLTFSLSLMGTFLVRSGLLISVHSFAVDPARGRAILALLFFFTGAAFLLFALRSPLLKTENFFQPISREGFIVLNNLLLTTITATVLIGTLYPYFIEMLTEQKISVGAAFFNLTCGPLMLLLLFLIPFGSMMAWKRGDFPAVFERLWFVLISVGIICIIFYATSVRDILAVLGIGLSAFVFLGSLADLWGKSGYGKKAFSVRVKRFLGLPWSVFGAAIAHMGLSVTLFGIICVANFGQERILTMNIGEWVTIADKTLHFDTVDSRFGSNYSAMEFYFKIYKNKKIVGHITASKRFYSSQNTSTTEVGLQNYGLSQLYIVPGHFDNRGLVVHIWWKPYIICIWLGAFMMAMGGCFSLLGYWFRTGAYKRVLLSLNFGRRH
- a CDS encoding ATP-binding protein yields the protein MNVFKEDNWFQRFFFVITRSLSLRVMILSTLWIVISLLSISAVSILFYKRSTEESLERILSAQLYGLIATVTVSPDGTLRGGAGIDDIRYVDPTTGWYWEVVAISHNLKGRLTSPSLGIGEIFTPSDVDIPFDNKFFRSYRIKGNNSQKLQVIESDVVLDNKNHIARFRLVGNIDEAHAQVKEFKRTLQIFLWSFGLGSVLINIALIFFSFQPLKLIRRSLNDIREGRVHYVNTDLVSEVMPLAQEMNALIKNNQRIIERFRTQVGNLAHSLKTPLSVIMNETDKMRGEKAHLLKEQTQIMQAQINRYLQRARFAAQCDSIVYHTSVRNVMDRLVRVMKKLNPEKQIEFIMEVDDIVFSGEKEDLEEIIGSLIENATRWSRTKVLISCFLEENLEEEKYFSIFVEYDDPGLTEDKIDKALKRGWWFDESKPGAGLGLAIVSDMVNEYGGTLFLSRSVLGGLCTKVLLPKMGE
- a CDS encoding response regulator transcription factor, producing MKILVIEDDRETGHYLEKAFLEVGHSVDVAYDGDTGYALAETENYDVMVVDRMLLHRDGLSIISQLRAKGNETPVLILSALGQVNDRVTGLRAGADDYLTKPYAFSELLARVEVLQRRKNPKEAETVYCVSNLELDRLAHTVKRGDRNILLQPREFRLLEYLMRYAGQVVTRTMLLENVWDYHFDPQTNVIDVHISRLRAKIEKDFDVPLLHTVRGAGYVLKAPDNKV
- a CDS encoding Do family serine endopeptidase, whose protein sequence is MLKKTFFKTFVAVSFSAVLESALFFSGCTSSLWTTKAHASSVFTSLVQQQGFADIVAQVKPAVVAVQVKSNKKKEDWFFSNFFSGPGIDQLPDQHPLKRLFKEFYDFDKPKNKFPHHSQRLRPIAFGSGFFISSDGYIVTNDHVISEGTSYTVVLDDGTELNAKLIGKDPKTDLAVLKVNDKRKFSYVDFGDDSKLRVGEWVVAIGNPFGLGGTVTAGIVSARGRDIGTSSYDDFIQIDAAVNRGNSGGPTFDLNGKVVGVNTAIFSPSGGNVGIAFAIPAGTAKQVVQQLIEKGSVQRGWLGVMIQPVTKEISDSIGLKEAKGALVTDPLKGPAAKAGIKAGDVIISVNNEKINDSRDLAKRIANMSPEETVALEIFRSGKEEKIKVKLAAMPEDEGKKEGSKYLNERGDSDETLEDYGLIVAPSEDGLGLVVTDVDSDSDAADKGIRPGDIIVTVNNKSVKKTSDITDTIKNAQKLGRKAILLQVRTNDQNRFVALPIFKK
- a CDS encoding tetratricopeptide repeat protein; its protein translation is MLLLIFAAFFLTFLAIILFLSLRFDDEVKKKWQVQTVDGYRSYIHTIESRKLYRHYKKRNILKTLSVLFVLLMTWSIYGLTGNPEVKSYFFSELMDKNPKLLSKQEKLVRLQALFFRSPYDGKLADALAVGYLEESHFQEAVNTYLDALRLNGETAPRLVGYGLALVGYEGGMITQEAQRAFQKAADLAPTDFYPRLLLADAFHQAGKTAQAVQFLQSFLDTMPKNFAGRSRVEKMMIRLLGSLNEPTEKRDRHQLEKLREVIILEEEGIGEGG
- a CDS encoding cytochrome c-type biogenesis protein; this encodes MKKNLWLLCFLIVMFPCRLAIAVEPDEILKDTVLERRARDISSHLRCPVCQNQSIDDSDTFLARDLRVLIRKKLKMGYSNQQVIDFLVERYGEFILLKPPLNKTTWFLWFSPLMIIIIGASVIFFQLKRYKR
- a CDS encoding transglycosylase domain-containing protein, whose product is MFNFLKKKKGQQHKPFHSPALIELDARLDTALYHIRSANSFFWKKAKIISQNFHLQGWKRFVVEVIDEILTLGLIGFTLFTILGISVFKLTQKDWSSSQNFSILFLDRYGNPIGHRGALLATSVPVEEMPDTVIKAVLATEDRRFFDHWGIDFQGLTRAISQNMQAKGVVQGGSTLTQQLAKNLFLTNERTITRKIKEAYLALWLEANFSKKQILQLYLDRVYMGGNNFGIAAAAKFYFGKNIRHVSLSESAMLAGLFKAPTKYAPHSHLFAAQTRANVVLSNLVNSGFMTESQIINAHRHPARALSKRDNNQPGYFLDWAFEEIKKMRDQLPSHHLIIQTTLDPELQKVAEESIAYHLHQYGQQYRVTQAATVILDNNGAVCAIVGGLDYKKSQFNRATQGGRQPGSSFKPYVYAAALERGLSPSTTVLDAPINWGGWTPKNNSGRYLGKIDLATALAFSINTVPVYLTYQYLNRDTKPIIDLIKNMGINAHILSHKTMVLGTSNMTPMDQATGFNVFANGGIAGNRHGFTQIRTLDGHLVWDFEHNGKKLHRVLSKQSAAYMNQMMVGVTTRGSGKRAALPMTLVAGKTGTSQSYRDAWFVGFTGNYTGAVWMGNDNFSPMNRAFGGGVPAMIWHRIMLAAHQNIMLKQLYGVKDSLLPYHPQTPSPHTDSEFSPPIPSRLSPETLNIVRLINKDLKKNSAISLKIKTTGDSTF
- a CDS encoding response regulator transcription factor, whose protein sequence is MRILIVEDDRNLHHQLAEAVRRAGYVFDSAFDGEEAYFLGNTEPYDAVILDIGLPQIDGLRVVEKWRQEGRTMPVLMLTARDRWSDKVLCIDAGADDYVVKPFHLEEVMARLRALIRRATGHATSALCCGNVVLDTKTSRVFVDGQLIKLTSYEFRLLSYLMHHCDRVISRTELTEHLYDQDFDKDSNTVEVFVGRLRRKLGVDLIETIRGVGYRVRTLGDE
- the ccmE gene encoding cytochrome c maturation protein CcmE; the protein is MNNQSLKNSASLKLILKQRKKRRLLIILLCCLVMAIAASLIVYAMRHAVSFFRMPSEITREDILTGRSLRLGGFVEKGSVQYVGESSVIFFITDNTKHKKVVFKGVLPDLFREDQGVIVEGYFDKQGFFIGTRILAKHDETYRPKETADRLKKHYSVEK